The proteins below come from a single Triticum aestivum cultivar Chinese Spring chromosome 5D, IWGSC CS RefSeq v2.1, whole genome shotgun sequence genomic window:
- the LOC123119578 gene encoding cyclin-D5-2, whose translation MPGMEEAEDYASCAFSLTCPEDGAELGDGVVDDGDLFFFYSGGAAAADDEDGDNEYVEQLVSKEASFCSSSDSGDADCSSAASEDWFLQARLAAVKWILETRGCFGFGHRTAYLAIAYFDRFFLRRRVDRAAMPWAARLLSVACVSVAAKMEEYCAPALSELDAGGGYEFCSASVRRMELLVLSTLGWRMAAVTPFDYLPCFSSRLDRHDGRGGGGHDPARVALKSIGFIFATAEAGSVLDYRPSTVAAAAILAASYGALLTKEALESKMDNLSPSCPIEKEHVHACYSMMVGDLRNRKSNGKRSLPCSDSNEVATSTYDSVLVDDVADTAAFMAAVSEMNKRIRLEPPGIH comes from the exons ATGCCGGGGATGGAGGAAGCGGAGGACTACGCGTCGTGCGCCTTCTCGCTCACTTGCCCCGAAGACGGcgccgagctcggggacggcgtCGTGGACGACGGCGACCTCTTCTTCTTCTActccggcggcgccgccgccgccgacgatgaGGACGGCGACAATGAGTACGTGGAGCAGCTGGTCTCCAAGGAGGCCAGCTTCTGCTCCTCCTCCGACTCGGGCGACGCCGACTGCTCGTCGGCCGCCTCCGAGGACTGGTTCCTGCAGGCGCGCCTCGCCGCCGTCAAATGGATCCTTGAA ACGCGGGGCTGCTTCGGGTTCGGCCACCGCACGGCGTACCTGGCCATCGCCTACTTCGACCGCTTCTTCCTCCGGCGACGCGTCGAT AGGGCGGCGATGCCGTGGGCGGCTCGGCTCCTGTCCGTGGCCTGCGTCTCCGTGGCGGCCAAGATGGAGGAGTACTGCGCGCCGGCGCTGTCGGAgctcgacgccggcggcggctacGAGTTCTGCTCCGCCTCCGTCCGCCGGATGGAGCTGCTCGTGCTGTCCACGCTCGGCTGGCGCATGGCCGCCGTTACGCCCTTCGACTACCTCCCCTGCTTCTCCTCCCGGCTCGACCGGCAcgacggccgcggcggcggcggtcatGACCCCGCCCGCGTCGCCCTCAAGTCCATCGGCTTCATCTTTGCCACAGCCGAAG CCGGCAGCGTGCTAGATTACAGGCCATCTACTGTGGCTGCAGCTGCAATCTTGGCTGCATCCTATGGAGCTCTACTGACCAAAGAAGCACTGGAGTCCAAGATGGACAATCTATCTCCATCATGCCCCATTGAGAAG GAGCATGTACATGCCTGCTACAGCATGATGGTTGGCGACTTGAGGAACAGAAAGAGCAATGGCAAGAGATCATTGCCATGTTCAGACTCCAATGAAGTTGCCACCAGTACATATGATTCTGTTCTTGTTGATGATGTTGCCGACACCGCCGCCTTCATGGCCGCGGTGTCGGAGATGAACAAGCGGATCAGACTGGAGCCGCCGGGAATCCATTGA